AGCTCCTGAAGTAAGCGATGCTGAGCTTTCAAAGCTAAGTGACTCTGAGGTTGAAGCTGAGATAGAGAGACTTTTAAAAGTTAGAAAAGCAGAAGATCAAGCAAGACGTGCTTCAAAAGGCATAGCTCCAAAATCTCCTGAAGAGATAGCACCAGCTGCTAGCGCTGCACCAGCACCAGCACCTAAGCCAGCTCCTAGTAGAGAAAGAGATGCTGATAAAAAAGTGCCAGCAGCTAGTAGCAGCAGTGCAGTAGCACAAGAGCAAACGATACGTGTTGAAGTAAAAAGACTTGATCACTTGATGAATTTAATCGGCGAGCTTGTCCTTGGTAAAAACCGCCTACTAAAAATTTATGATGACGTAGAAGAGAGATATGAGGGCGAGAAATTTCTTGAAGAGCTAAATCAAGTAGTTTCAAGCTTAAGCTTAGTTACGACTGATATTCAGCTTGCTGTTATGAAGACAAGGATGCTTCCGATAGCAAAAGTCTTTAATAAATTCCCACGTATGATACGTGATTTAAGCCGTGAGCTTGGCAAGCAGATCGACCTTGAAATTTCAGGTGAAGAGACTGAGCTTGATAAATCAATCGTTGAAGAGATCGGCGATCCTCTAGTTCACATCATTAGAAACTCATGCGACCACGGTATCGAAGATCCTGAGACAAGAAAGGCAATGGGCAAACCTGAAAAAGGCCTTGTTCAGCTAAAAGCTTACAACGAGGGCAACCATATCGTTGTTGAGATAGTTGATGATGGTAAGGGCTTAGATGCTGATATGCTTAAAGCTAAGTCGATAGAAAAAGGCATCATCACTGAGCGTGAAGCCGATGCGATGAGCGAGAAAGAGGCGTTTGGTCTTATATTTAAGCCAGGATTTTCAACTGCAGCCAAGGTTACAAACGTATCTGGTCGTGGTGTTGGTATGGACGTTGTTAAGACAAACATTGAAAAACTAAATGGTATCATTGATATCGAGAGTGAAGTTGGAAAAGGCACAGTTATGAAGCTTAAAATTCCACTCACACTTGCGATCATTCAGTCACTTCTTGTCGGAACACAAGAGGAATTTTATGCGATACCACTTGCGAGCGTTCTTGAGACTGTTCGCGTGCCGATCGATGATATTTACACGATCGATGGTAAAAACGTTTTAAGACTAAGAGATGAGGTCTTATCTCTTGTTAGACTTTCAGATGTCTTTGGTGTCAATAAAGTCTTTGACGGCGGAGATCAAACTTACGTCGTTATCATCGGTGTTGCTGAGGCAAAACTGGGTATCATAGTAGATACTTTAGTTGGTCAAGAAGAGATCGTTATTAAGTCAATGGGTGATTATTTACAAAATATCCCAGGCATCGCTGGAGCTACTATTAGAGGCGATGGCCGCGTAACTCTTATCATAGACGTTGGTGCTATGATGGAGATGGCAAAGGATATTAAGGTAAATATTAGAGCCGAAATGGAAGATAGCACTAAAGCAAAAGAGAAACCAAGCGATTATAAGGTCCTAATCGTTGATGACTCTAAGATGGATAGAACCATCATGCAAAAGTCGCTTGAGCCAATCGGCGTCACAATAATAGAAGCAACTAACGGAGTAGAAGCACTCAATATAATTAAATCAGGCGAGCATGCATTTGATGCGGTGCTCATTGATA
Above is a window of Campylobacter concisus DNA encoding:
- a CDS encoding hybrid sensor histidine kinase/response regulator; protein product: MDDMKEIMEDFLIEAFELIEQIDHDLVELEANPEDLELLNRIFRVAHTVKGSSSFLNFDVLTELTHHMEDVLNKARKGELKITPDIMDVVLESVDMMKGLLESIRDNGSDAAAGIDIKNICASLTQISEGEAPSAAPEVPAAAPAPEPVKEPEPVAPAEEAAPEVSDAELSKLSDSEVEAEIERLLKVRKAEDQARRASKGIAPKSPEEIAPAASAAPAPAPKPAPSRERDADKKVPAASSSSAVAQEQTIRVEVKRLDHLMNLIGELVLGKNRLLKIYDDVEERYEGEKFLEELNQVVSSLSLVTTDIQLAVMKTRMLPIAKVFNKFPRMIRDLSRELGKQIDLEISGEETELDKSIVEEIGDPLVHIIRNSCDHGIEDPETRKAMGKPEKGLVQLKAYNEGNHIVVEIVDDGKGLDADMLKAKSIEKGIITEREADAMSEKEAFGLIFKPGFSTAAKVTNVSGRGVGMDVVKTNIEKLNGIIDIESEVGKGTVMKLKIPLTLAIIQSLLVGTQEEFYAIPLASVLETVRVPIDDIYTIDGKNVLRLRDEVLSLVRLSDVFGVNKVFDGGDQTYVVIIGVAEAKLGIIVDTLVGQEEIVIKSMGDYLQNIPGIAGATIRGDGRVTLIIDVGAMMEMAKDIKVNIRAEMEDSTKAKEKPSDYKVLIVDDSKMDRTIMQKSLEPIGVTIIEATNGVEALNIIKSGEHAFDAVLIDIEMPRMDGYTLAGEIRKYSKYRTLPLIAVTSRTSKTDRLRGVEVGMTEYITKPYSSEYLENVVRKNIKLG